The following coding sequences are from one Mytilus trossulus isolate FHL-02 chromosome 8, PNRI_Mtr1.1.1.hap1, whole genome shotgun sequence window:
- the LOC134680995 gene encoding meiotic nuclear division protein 1 homolog: MSKKRGLSVEEKRTRMMEFFFEKKDVFLLKELEKQCQKEKGITSMSVKEIVTSLVDDGMVDNDKIGTSVYFWAFPSKASQNRKRKLLDLENRIEELDSKKQTLTEAIEKAKMGKEESDSRTELLTALIEKRTEKSHLMSEIEKYKECDPEVVEGVKKQAEISKDAANRWTDNIFSVKSWIKNKFSFEESVIDKQFGIPADFDYIE, from the exons ATG tCAAAGAAAAGAGGATTGAGTGTAGAAGAGAAGAGAACAAGAATGATGGAGTTCTTTTTTGAAAAG AAGGACGTGTTTCTGTTGAAAGAATTAGAGAAGCAATGTCAGAAAGAGAAAGGTATAACATCAATGTCTGTCAAGGAGATAGTGACAAGCCTGGTAGATGATGGAATGGTCGACAACGATAAAATAGGAACATCCGTCTACTTTTGGGCATTTCCTAGTAAAGCTAGTCAGAAT CGGAAAAGAAAATTACTGGATTTAGAAAATAGAATTGAAGAACTAGACTCAAAAAAGCAAACACTAACAGAAGCCATAGAAAAAGCTAAAATGGGAAAAGAGGAATCT GATTCCAGAACAGAACTGTTAACTGCCTTAATAgagaaaagaacagaaaaatcTCATCTTATGtcagaaatagaaaaatacaaaGAATGTGACCCAGAGGTGGTAGAGGGGGTCAAGAAACAAGCAGAGATATCAAAAGACGCTGCTAACAGATGGACAG aCAACATTTTTTCAGTTAAATCATGGATCAAGAACAAGTTTAGTTTTGAAGAAAGTGTGATAGATAAACAGTTTGGTATTCCAGCAGATTTTGACTATATTGAGTGA
- the LOC134680994 gene encoding uncharacterized protein LOC134680994 isoform X1, whose protein sequence is MDRKAQYKHKTDDVDTIRNRNRNEEIALRKEKKDKLLSSKRFRLAEGEEITDEYSISEVWVKTIAANLKKSGTNTLAALKLLRQAFSQGTVYIDAFVSEENIIHTLVGLYTGTNSDLQLEAGWCITNISAGSHDQAMLISKYVAPYLVAYLSSQNFLLQDQSAWALGNLAGDSQECRNMVRAQGVVAPLIKLLQSQHPAVVQSAAFALSNLAKECIEIAREMVQGQVITALLPHFIYHPDNVNILSEVSWVFTYLASSGEFSEEIVKNGVLTQIVVLLIQLSEVQPHIATVVTPLLRCLGNLCSGPDEFTVMACENQQLLPVLGTYLSSNHRHVKKETLWVLSNLTSETKACSAVTHSPLLHQILEQVPAAFDIKMEALYVLCNLAIHGEEICSYLVDNGVLQQVTPVLKSSDVEILNLGLSLVEMALRMTHNGCHIFEECDGVTRLEALDYHNNDTIRHQASELLDVYFYGESQEGDG, encoded by the exons atggACAGAAAAGCTCAGTATAAACACAAGACAGATGATGTTGATACAATAAGAAATAGGAATAGAAATGAAGAAATTG ctttaagaaaagaaaagaaagataaattATTGAGCTCAAAAAGATTTCGTTTAGCTGAAGGAGAAGAAATAACAGATGAATACAGTATTAGTGAAGTATGG gTAAAAACCATAGCAGCTAACTTAAAGAAGTCTGGAACTAACACTTTAGCAGCTTTAAAACTCTTACGACAGGCATTTTCACAAGGAACAGTGTACATTGATGCCTTTGTTAG tGAGGAAAACATTATACACACACTGGTTGGACTATATACAGGAACAAACTCAGATTTACAGCTAGAAGCAGGATGGTGTATCACAAATATATCAGCAGGAAGCCATGACCAGGCCATGTTAATCTCTAAATATGTAGCTCCATACTTAGTAGCTTACCTTAGTAGTCAGAACTTTCTCTTACAG GACCAAAGTGCTTGGGCCCTTGGCAATTTGGCAGGAGATAGTCAAGAATGTAGAAATATGGTCCGTGCACAGGGTGTGGTTGCACCATTAATTAAATTATTGCAG tcCCAACATCCTGCTGTTGTCCAGTCTGCAGCTTTTGCTTTATCAAACTTGGCCAAGGAATGTATTGAAATCGCAAG GGAGATGGTACAGGGACAGGTTATAACAGCGTTACTGCCACATTTCATCTATCATCCAGACAATGTCAATATACTGTCAGAGGTCTCATGGGTCTTCACTTATCTAGCCTCAAG tGGAGAATTCTCTGAAGAAATTgtgaaaaatggtgttttaaCACAAATAGTTGTATTGTTGATACAGTTATCTGAGGTGCAACCACATATAGCAACG GTTGTGACGCCATTGCTTCGTTGCCTTGGTAACCTGTGTAGTGGTCCAGACGAGTTCACAGTTATGGCATGTGAGAACCAACAACTACTTCCTGTATTAGGAACTTACTTATCATCCAATCACAGACATGTTAAGAAAGAAACATTATGGGTTTTATCTAATTTAACAA GTGAAACCAAGGCATGCTCTGCAGTGACACATAGCCCTCTTTTACACCAAATCCTAGAGCAAGTACCTGCTGCTTTTGATATCAAAATGGAG GCATTATATGTGTTATGTAATTTAGCCATTCATGGAGAAGAAATCTGTAGTTACCTTGTTGACAATGGAGTTCTACAGCAAGTTACACCAGTTTTAAAGTCATCAGATgtagaaatattaaatttaggTCTATCCTTAGTAGAAATGGCACTAAGAATGACACATAAT GGTTGTCATATATTTGAGGAGTGTGATGGAGTGACAAGGCTAGAGGCTTTAGATTACCACAATAATGATACGATAAGACACCAAGCCAGTGAATTGTTAGATGTATACTTTTATGGAGAATCACAg gaaGGTGATGGATGA
- the LOC134680994 gene encoding uncharacterized protein LOC134680994 isoform X2, protein MDRKAQYKHKTDDVDTIRNRNRNEEIALRKEKKDKLLSSKRFRLAEGEEITDEYSISEVKTIAANLKKSGTNTLAALKLLRQAFSQGTVYIDAFVSEENIIHTLVGLYTGTNSDLQLEAGWCITNISAGSHDQAMLISKYVAPYLVAYLSSQNFLLQDQSAWALGNLAGDSQECRNMVRAQGVVAPLIKLLQSQHPAVVQSAAFALSNLAKECIEIAREMVQGQVITALLPHFIYHPDNVNILSEVSWVFTYLASSGEFSEEIVKNGVLTQIVVLLIQLSEVQPHIATVVTPLLRCLGNLCSGPDEFTVMACENQQLLPVLGTYLSSNHRHVKKETLWVLSNLTSETKACSAVTHSPLLHQILEQVPAAFDIKMEALYVLCNLAIHGEEICSYLVDNGVLQQVTPVLKSSDVEILNLGLSLVEMALRMTHNGCHIFEECDGVTRLEALDYHNNDTIRHQASELLDVYFYGESQEGDG, encoded by the exons atggACAGAAAAGCTCAGTATAAACACAAGACAGATGATGTTGATACAATAAGAAATAGGAATAGAAATGAAGAAATTG ctttaagaaaagaaaagaaagataaattATTGAGCTCAAAAAGATTTCGTTTAGCTGAAGGAGAAGAAATAACAGATGAATACAGTATTAGTGAA gTAAAAACCATAGCAGCTAACTTAAAGAAGTCTGGAACTAACACTTTAGCAGCTTTAAAACTCTTACGACAGGCATTTTCACAAGGAACAGTGTACATTGATGCCTTTGTTAG tGAGGAAAACATTATACACACACTGGTTGGACTATATACAGGAACAAACTCAGATTTACAGCTAGAAGCAGGATGGTGTATCACAAATATATCAGCAGGAAGCCATGACCAGGCCATGTTAATCTCTAAATATGTAGCTCCATACTTAGTAGCTTACCTTAGTAGTCAGAACTTTCTCTTACAG GACCAAAGTGCTTGGGCCCTTGGCAATTTGGCAGGAGATAGTCAAGAATGTAGAAATATGGTCCGTGCACAGGGTGTGGTTGCACCATTAATTAAATTATTGCAG tcCCAACATCCTGCTGTTGTCCAGTCTGCAGCTTTTGCTTTATCAAACTTGGCCAAGGAATGTATTGAAATCGCAAG GGAGATGGTACAGGGACAGGTTATAACAGCGTTACTGCCACATTTCATCTATCATCCAGACAATGTCAATATACTGTCAGAGGTCTCATGGGTCTTCACTTATCTAGCCTCAAG tGGAGAATTCTCTGAAGAAATTgtgaaaaatggtgttttaaCACAAATAGTTGTATTGTTGATACAGTTATCTGAGGTGCAACCACATATAGCAACG GTTGTGACGCCATTGCTTCGTTGCCTTGGTAACCTGTGTAGTGGTCCAGACGAGTTCACAGTTATGGCATGTGAGAACCAACAACTACTTCCTGTATTAGGAACTTACTTATCATCCAATCACAGACATGTTAAGAAAGAAACATTATGGGTTTTATCTAATTTAACAA GTGAAACCAAGGCATGCTCTGCAGTGACACATAGCCCTCTTTTACACCAAATCCTAGAGCAAGTACCTGCTGCTTTTGATATCAAAATGGAG GCATTATATGTGTTATGTAATTTAGCCATTCATGGAGAAGAAATCTGTAGTTACCTTGTTGACAATGGAGTTCTACAGCAAGTTACACCAGTTTTAAAGTCATCAGATgtagaaatattaaatttaggTCTATCCTTAGTAGAAATGGCACTAAGAATGACACATAAT GGTTGTCATATATTTGAGGAGTGTGATGGAGTGACAAGGCTAGAGGCTTTAGATTACCACAATAATGATACGATAAGACACCAAGCCAGTGAATTGTTAGATGTATACTTTTATGGAGAATCACAg gaaGGTGATGGATGA